Proteins co-encoded in one Pocillopora verrucosa isolate sample1 chromosome 1, ASM3666991v2, whole genome shotgun sequence genomic window:
- the LOC131781674 gene encoding DNA mismatch repair protein Mlh1-like — translation MAAIPTIKKLDEAVVNRIAAGEVIQRPANALKEMIENSLDAKSTSITVAVKSGGLKLLQIQDNGCGIRKDDMDIVCERFTTSKLTKFEDLSSIATYGFRGEALASISHVAHVTITTRTAQSSCAYKASYSDGKLVSPRPGMSVDPKPCAGNKGTQITVEDLFYNVSTRRKALKSPGEEFAKIADVVSKYAIHNSGVAFTLKKQGENMAAVRTASGASILDNIRTIYGTTVARELLEVNCENQRFAFKMHGYISNANYSVKKLQFLLFINHRLVDSSAMRKAIESLYEAYLPKNSHPFVYLSLEISPSNVDVNVHPTKHEVHFLHEDSIIEAIQQTFEEKLLGANSSRTYFTQTLLPGISVTDTSAVTSVEGEKSNGAKVYAHQMVRTDSREQTLHAFLPPKDHPVKSNESNNISQLSSSSKHKAIAMNQNPSSTIINLDEECSASHSVDEDFSEQPAGSKKPRLEERSKNARSTSSSGIYREISLTSVLNLRKAIDQSEHKGMKELFEDHKFVGCVNKSLALVQHSTKLYLANITTLSKELFYQIILFKFGNFDFLRLSEPAPVLDLALLALDCEESGWTENDGPKDELATYIVNLLKEKRTMLLDYFSLEIDSEGNLLTLPVLLDGYVPNLNGLPMFVLRLATEVDWDSEEPCFRSFAQECSRFYAFKPDPFQADDNSCEDDNEGIDATMAKPSSSCHSWQWTVEHVLFPAFRTGLMPPSRFSEDGTLLQIANLPDLYKVFERC, via the exons ATGGCGGCTATTCCAACTATAAAGAAGCTTGACGAAGCTGTTGTTAATCGTATTGCAGCTGGAGAAGTAATTCAAAGACCTGCAAATGCACTGAAAGAAATGATAGAGAACTCACTAGATGCAAAATCTACATCTATAACGGTGGCGGTGAAGTCTGGAGGATTGAAACTTCTGCAGATACAAGACAACGGATGTGGAATCAGAAAAGACGATATGGACATCGTCTGTGAGCGCTTTACTACGAGCAAGCTCACGAAATTTGAAGATCTAAGCTCCATTGCAACTTATGGGTTTCGAGGGGAAGCACTGGCGAGTATAAGCCACGTAGCTCATGTTACTATCACCACAAGAACTGCACAATCCAGCTGTGCTTACAAAGCGTCTTATTCAGATGGGAAACTTGTGTCACCACGACCTGGCATGTCTGTTGATCCTAAGCCTTGTGCTGGCAACAAAGGCACCCAGATCACTGTAGAGGACTTATTTTACAACGTATCAACGCGAAGAAAAGCGTTGAAAAGCCCCGGTGAAGAATTCGCAAAGATTGCTGACGTGGTCAGCAAGTATGCTATACACAATTCCGGGGTCGCATtcactttaaaaaaacaagGGGAGAACATGGCTGCTGTGAGAACTGCCAGTGGTGCGTCGATTTTGGACAACATTCGTACCATTTATGGAACAACAGTTGCGAGAGAGCTGTTGGAAGTGAACTGTGAAAACCAAAGATTTGCTTTCAAAATGCACGGCTACATTTCCAATGCAAATTATTCGGTCAAAAAGCTGCAGTTCCTGTTGTTTATAAACCACCGTCTTGTTGACTCCTCGGCAATGAGGAAGGCCATAGAATCATTGTATGAAGCTTATCTGCCCAAGAACAGCCATCCGTTTGTGTATCTATCTCTGGAAATTTCACCCAGCAATGTTGATGTCAATGTCCACCCCACTAAACATGAAGTGCATTTCTTGCATGAAGATTCCATCATTGAAGCAATACAAcaaacatttgaagaaaaattattggGGGCAAATTCATCCAGGACATACTTCACTCAAACTCTTCTTCCTGGAATCTCTGTGACAGACACTTCTGCAG ttaCATCTGTTGAGGGAGAAAAATCTAATGGTGCAAAAGTTTATGCTCATCAGATGGTGAGAACTGACAGCAGAGAACAAACTCTCCATGCATTCCTGCCTCCTAAAGATCATCCTGTCAAATCAAATGAATCTAACAA CATTTCTCAGCTCTCCAGTAGTAGTAAACACAAAGCTATTGCTATGAACCAGAATCCATCTTCAACCATTATAAACCTTGATGAGGAATGTTCTGCTTCCCATTCAGTTGATGAGGACTTCTCTGAGCAGCCTGCAG GCTCGAAAAAACCAAGATTGGAAGAAAGATCCAAAAATGCAAGAAGTACCAGCAGTTCAGGAATTTACCGAGAAATTAGTCTGACCAGTGTACTGAATTTGCGGAAGGCTATAGATCAGTCTGAACACAAGGGAATGAAGGAGCTTTTTGAAGACCACAAGTTTGTTGGCTGTGTCAACAAGTCACTGGCTCTTGTTCAACACAGCACAAAACTGTACCTTGCCAACATCACAACCCTCAGCAAGGAACTTTTTTACCAAATAATCCTCTTTAAATTTGGCAACTTTGATTTTCTACGTCTGTCAGAACCAGCACCAGTGCTTGATCTTGCACTGTTGGCTTTAGATTGTGAGGAGAGTGGTTGGACAGAGAATGATGGCCCCAAAGATGAGCTGGCAACCTACATTGTTAACTTGCTGAAGGAGAAGAGAACCATGTTGTTGGActatttttctttggaaatagACAGTGAGGGTAATTTGTTGACATTGCCTGTTCTGTTGGATGGTTACGTACCAAATCTGAATGGACTTCCTATGTTTGTTCTTCGTCTGGCTACAGAG GTGGACTGGGATAGTGAAGAACCCTGTTTTCGGAGCTTTGCACAGGAGTGTAGCAGATTCTATGCATTTAAACCAGACCCTTTTCAGGCTGATGACAACTCATGTGAAGATGACAATGAGGGAATTGATGCTACCATGGCAAAACCATCATCATCATGCCATTCATGGCAGTGGACTGTGGAACATGTGTTATTTCCTGCCTTTCGAACTGGTCTTATGCCTCCTTCCCGCTTTTCAGAGGATGGAACTCTGCTTCAAATAGCCAACTTGCCAGACTTGTACAAGGTGTTTGAAAGATGTTAA
- the LOC131781654 gene encoding ADP-ribosylation factor-like protein 3 codes for MGLLSLLRSLKSNASKELRILFLGLDNAGKTTILKQLSHEEITQITPTQGFNIKSVQAQGFKLNVWDIGGQKAIRPYWKNYYEHVDVLVYVIDSGDRKRIEENGIELEELLSEEKLSGVPMLVFANKQDLLGAQPPDEISDKLSLHTIKDRKWQIQACSAKRGEGIKEGLEWALKNISSVSKK; via the exons ATG GGTTTGCTATCGCTTCTGCGAAGTCTAAAGTCAAATGCAAGTAAGGAATTGAGGATTCTTTTCCTTGGTTTGGACAATGCCGGCAAAACTACGATTTTGAAGCAGCTTTCTCATGAAGAAATAACTCAGATCACCCCAACGCAG GGATTTAACATCAAAAGTGTCCAAGCCCAAGGTTTTAAGTTAAACGTATGGGATATAGGAG GTCAAAAAGCCATTCGTCCGTATTGGAAAAATTATTACGAACACGTTGACGTTCTG GTTTATGTTATAGATAGCGGAGATCGGAAGAGAATAGAGGAAAATGGTATT GAACTAGAAGAGCTGCTCTCTGAGGAGAAACTATCTGGTGTACCTATGCTTGTTTTTGCTAATAAACAGGATCTTTTGGGAGCTCAACCTCCAGATGAG ATATCAGATAAATTAAGCCTTCACACaataaaagacagaaaatgGCAGATTCAAGCATGCTCAGCCAAAAGAGGGGAGGGTATTAAG GAAGGATTGGAATGGGCATTGAAGAATATTTCAAGtgtttcaaagaaataa
- the LOC131781655 gene encoding isocitrate dehydrogenase [NAD] subunit beta, mitochondrial isoform X2 codes for MAAMKLSRFTSRILLTRNFQLLPAAWCKTRSFSNASEPLTQAQGRYMVTLIPGDGVGPELVYSVKRIFSAAGAPVDWDEIPVSDMSYGSRYTLDDVVQSMKKTGVGLKGALTTPSSISSQDHLSLNQKMKTELDLFANVVHCKSLPGYKTRHTDIDMIIIREQTEGEYTSLEHESVPGVVEMIKVITKKKSERIAKFAFDYATKHKRQKVTAVHKANIMKQGDGLFLKTCEEVSKLYPKIKFEGMIVDNTCMQLVAKPGQFDVMVLPNLYGSIVDNVGAALVGGAGVVPGKSLGSNFAIFEPGARHTYAGVAGRNIANPTAMILASVDMLDHMNLGSYAKMIKDGLEKTIAEGQLTMDMGGSASTSDFVQAIIGNMYS; via the exons ATGGCGGCTATGAAGTTGTCCCGTTTCACAAGCCGGATTTTGTTGACACGGAATTTTCAG cTTCTTCCAGCTGCCTGGTGTAAGACAAGATCATTTAGCAATGCATCTGAGCCACTCACACAAGCTCAAGGCCGATACATGGTGACACTGATCCCAGGGGATGGAGTTGGACCTGAACTTGTATACAGTGTAAAAAGAATCTTCAG TGCTGCTGGAGCTCCTGTGGACTGGGATGAAATTCCAGTTAG TGATATGAGTTATGGTAGCAGATACACACTGGATGATGTCGTCCAATCAATGAAGAAAACTGGAGTAGGTTTAAAAG GAGCACTGACCACACCATCAAGTATCTCAAGTCAAGATCACTTGTCTCTCAATCAAAAAATGAA AACAGAACTGGACTTGTTTGCAAATGTTGTCCATTGTAAAAGCCTCCCGGGGTACAAAACCAG GCACACTGATATAGATATGATAATCATTAGAGAACAAACAGAAGGAGAATACACAAGTTTGGAGCATGAG AGTGTACCAGGAGTAGTTGAAATGATTAAGGTTATAACCAAGAAGAAATCTGAAAGGATTGCCAAGTTTGCTTTTGATTATGCAACAAAGCACAAACGACAGAAAGTCACTGCTGTTCACAAGGCAAACATCAT GAAGCAGGGTGATGGATTATTTCTGAAAACTTGTGAAGAAGTTTCCAAACTGTACCCCAAGATCAAGTTTGAAGGAATGATAGTAGACAACACTTGCATGCAG CTTGTTGCTAAGCCAGGCCAATTTGATGTCATGGTATTGCCAAACTTGTATGGCAGTATTGTGGACAATGTTGGGGCAGCATTGGTGGGTGGTGCAGGAGTCGTGCCTGGAAAAAGTCTTGGAAGTAACTTTGCCATTTTTGAGCCT GGAGCTCGCCATACATATGCTGGAGTGGCAGGCAGAAACATTGCAAACCCAACTGCCATGATTTTGGCAAGTGTTGATATGCTGGATCATATGAA TCTTGGATCTTATGCTAAAATGATCAAGGATGGTCTAGAGAAGACAATTGCTGAAGGACAG TTAACCATGGACATGGGTGGCAGTGCAAGTACCTCAGACTTTGTTCAGGCCATCATTGGTAATATGTACTCCTAG
- the LOC131781655 gene encoding isocitrate dehydrogenase [NAD] subunit beta, mitochondrial isoform X1, with translation MAAMKLSRFTSRILLTRNFQVLLPAAWCKTRSFSNASEPLTQAQGRYMVTLIPGDGVGPELVYSVKRIFSAAGAPVDWDEIPVSDMSYGSRYTLDDVVQSMKKTGVGLKGALTTPSSISSQDHLSLNQKMKTELDLFANVVHCKSLPGYKTRHTDIDMIIIREQTEGEYTSLEHESVPGVVEMIKVITKKKSERIAKFAFDYATKHKRQKVTAVHKANIMKQGDGLFLKTCEEVSKLYPKIKFEGMIVDNTCMQLVAKPGQFDVMVLPNLYGSIVDNVGAALVGGAGVVPGKSLGSNFAIFEPGARHTYAGVAGRNIANPTAMILASVDMLDHMNLGSYAKMIKDGLEKTIAEGQLTMDMGGSASTSDFVQAIIGNMYS, from the exons ATGGCGGCTATGAAGTTGTCCCGTTTCACAAGCCGGATTTTGTTGACACGGAATTTTCAGGTG cTTCTTCCAGCTGCCTGGTGTAAGACAAGATCATTTAGCAATGCATCTGAGCCACTCACACAAGCTCAAGGCCGATACATGGTGACACTGATCCCAGGGGATGGAGTTGGACCTGAACTTGTATACAGTGTAAAAAGAATCTTCAG TGCTGCTGGAGCTCCTGTGGACTGGGATGAAATTCCAGTTAG TGATATGAGTTATGGTAGCAGATACACACTGGATGATGTCGTCCAATCAATGAAGAAAACTGGAGTAGGTTTAAAAG GAGCACTGACCACACCATCAAGTATCTCAAGTCAAGATCACTTGTCTCTCAATCAAAAAATGAA AACAGAACTGGACTTGTTTGCAAATGTTGTCCATTGTAAAAGCCTCCCGGGGTACAAAACCAG GCACACTGATATAGATATGATAATCATTAGAGAACAAACAGAAGGAGAATACACAAGTTTGGAGCATGAG AGTGTACCAGGAGTAGTTGAAATGATTAAGGTTATAACCAAGAAGAAATCTGAAAGGATTGCCAAGTTTGCTTTTGATTATGCAACAAAGCACAAACGACAGAAAGTCACTGCTGTTCACAAGGCAAACATCAT GAAGCAGGGTGATGGATTATTTCTGAAAACTTGTGAAGAAGTTTCCAAACTGTACCCCAAGATCAAGTTTGAAGGAATGATAGTAGACAACACTTGCATGCAG CTTGTTGCTAAGCCAGGCCAATTTGATGTCATGGTATTGCCAAACTTGTATGGCAGTATTGTGGACAATGTTGGGGCAGCATTGGTGGGTGGTGCAGGAGTCGTGCCTGGAAAAAGTCTTGGAAGTAACTTTGCCATTTTTGAGCCT GGAGCTCGCCATACATATGCTGGAGTGGCAGGCAGAAACATTGCAAACCCAACTGCCATGATTTTGGCAAGTGTTGATATGCTGGATCATATGAA TCTTGGATCTTATGCTAAAATGATCAAGGATGGTCTAGAGAAGACAATTGCTGAAGGACAG TTAACCATGGACATGGGTGGCAGTGCAAGTACCTCAGACTTTGTTCAGGCCATCATTGGTAATATGTACTCCTAG
- the LOC131781675 gene encoding clarin-3, translating to MATIFKRSGAAVIAAVLAFIAFVMIVAALLSEYWVMANLERRVGNSTQTGGSKHFGMFKGVSKQDFGLGARERDFEVKDEFEGVANDNVMWATVGFCILSLLVICIMIGLSCYNEFTKPNLTICGTIGIYICCGVAFLFVMTSACLFAALFELQLKKNVLQPQDQSRGFSSFDKAQLGYSFWILLGAAGVILICPTIILMKKVHCTHCFRAKKHEISTVDGVMLY from the exons ATGGCGACCATTTTCAAACGAAGTGGCGCAGCCGTTATAGCAGCAGTTTTGGCTTTTATAGCGTTTGTGATGATCGTAGCTGCGTTGCTTTCTGAATACTGGGTTATGGCGAACCTCGAACGTCGCGTCGGCAATTCGACACAGACAGGAGGATCGAAACATTTTGGAATGTTTAAAGGGGTAAGCAAGCAGGATTTTGGACTAGGCGCTAGAGAAAGAGACTTTGAAG tcAAAGATGAATTTGAAGGTGTGGCTAATGATAATGTAATGTGGGCAACAGTGGGCTTCTGTATTCTCAGTTTACTTGTCATCTGCATCATGATTGGACTTTCCTGTTATAATGAGTTTACCAAGCCAAACCTAACTATCTGTGGTACTATTGGGATATACATTTGTTGTGGAGTTGCAT TTCTCTTTGTAATGACATCTGCCTGCCTGTTTGCTGCATTATTTGAActtcaactgaagaaaaatgttctACAGCCCCAAGATCAAAGCCGTGGGTTCTCTTCCTTTGACAAAGCTCAGCTGGGATATTCTTTCTGGATTTTATTAGGTGCTGCTGGTGTTATACTTATTTGTCCAAcaattattttgatgaaaaaggTTCACTGCACGCATTGCTTCAGAGCAAAAAAGCATGAGATAAGCACTGTAGATGGAGTTATGCTGTATTAG